In Pyramidobacter porci, the DNA window TCCTCAATCTCCGCCAGCAGTTCCAGAAATGTCTGGTTCATTCTCGTACCTCCTGTCGGGGTTTTGGGGCGTTTTCGGTGTTTCTTTGTATTCTACCGCAGGGAAGGCTTTCTTGGGATGAACTTACTTTTCTGCGTTGCGGCTTTCTTCTTCTCATGAGCTTACTGGCAATTTTCTCGAGAGGTTTTTCGTAAGCGATTGCCCTGTTGTCTTTGCCCCTAAATTCAGACGTCGTCTCATATATGGCAAGCTCAGAGCAGAAATTAGGAAAATACTGAGAACGCTGTGTGAACGCAAGGGAGTAGAAATATTAGAGGCAAACGCGTGTCCCGATCATATCCACATACTGTTGCAAATACCGCCTAAATACAGCGTATCGGAAGTCATTGGATTTCTGAAAGGCAAAAGTTCACTGATGATATTCAATAGATTTGCGAACCTGAAATACAGGTATGGGAACCGAAAATTCTGGAGCCGAGGCTATTATGTGGATACAGTAGGGCGCAATGAAAAGAAGATAACAGAATATATTCACAATCAACTTCAGGAGGACAAGCTGACAGATCAGCTCACCCTGAAAGAACTAGAAGACCCGTTTACGGGTGAGTCGGTGAGAAGAGGCAAGTAAAGAGCCACTTTAGTGGCTTGCCTGTGATAGAGGTGCGCTTGTCAGCCTTTTCAGAGCCCGAGAGGGTGGCCGGTAAGAGGCCCTTATAGGGCCAGAGCAAGCCACCGGCTTAGCCGGTGGTCCTGACTTATGGTTTAGGCTATTTGTTCCGCTCGTTTGATATCTTGATAATATACGCCCTGAAAAATTGCTTTCATATAGTTCGGGCGCTGCATTCCAATTGCTCCGACGAATAGCCGCCCCATGAATAGTGAAAATGAAAACGTCTTATTTTGTGCTGCCAAGCGGTTTCTCAATAATATGAGCCATGCGCTCATTACGATAAGAAACTCTTGTATAAAATGATCTCAATCACAAAAAAATATAATAGCACAGACTTGAAAAATATAAAAGTATTTTATTTATTTGTTATGCGTGGTATTATAGCAATGGATTTGTGGTATACCATTGTATATCAAGGCATACCTCCCCGCTTGAGGGGCGGTAGTTAAGAGACAGAAGTTTGGGAAATAGATGCCGTTTTCTGAAAGGGGTTATGCGTTAATGGGAGAAACTCGCAAACTGGCGTCGTATCTGTATAGCATCGACTACTCGTCGCTCAGTTCGCAGGCGGTGGATACGGCTAAGAAATGTATCGAAGATTTTATCGGCGTGGCAATTGCCGGCTCTGCAAAAACAGAGGCGCAGATTTGGAAAGCGTACTATAAAAACAAAGCGGCAGAACAACAGGCTTCCATGTTTCAGCCGGGCTTCCGGCGTGTTTCTGTAGAACAGGCCGCGGCTCTCAATGCGGTTTTCGGACATGTTATGGATATGGACGACGTACATAATGCTTCCATTACCCATCTTGGCGTGATTACTGTCCCGGTAGCTGTAGCTTTGGCGCAGAAACTCCATAAAAGCGGTCGTGATGTAATCGAAGCGATCGTCTCCGGGTATGAGATGGGAGCTCGTGTTGGAGAAAGCATTAATCCTTCGTCATATAAACGCTGGCATACGACTGGGGTGGTCGGCGCGTTGGCCGCTGGAACTGCGGCGGCAAAAGTGCTCAATCTGAGCGAGGAGGAAACGCTGAACTGTATTGGTTCTGCCGGAACTCAGGCTGCCGGTTTTTGGGAGTTCCTTTCCAGCGCGTCGATGAGCAAGGTTCTGCATGTAGCCAATGCCAACCTTTGCGGACTGCGCGCTGCTGAACTGGCGCGTTTGGGTTTTACGGGAGCGCCTACTATTCTTGAAGGCGAGCGCGGTCTTATACGCGCTTTGGCGTCGCGGTTCAACCTGTCTAGCCTTACGGCCGGTTATGGCGGAGAATTGCGTATCTGCCAAAATTCTTTCAAGCCCTACGCGTGCTGTCGACATACTCATTCTGCCATTTACTGCATTGAGAAGATTATTGCCGATAATCAAATCGTCCCCGACGACATCGTCTCTTTGGTTGATGAGACCTATGGCGCCGCAGCGGAAACTGCTGATGATGCCAATCCGGAAAATGCCTATGGCGCCAAGTTCAGTCTCCAGTTTTGCATTGCGGCAATGCTTATCTTTCATGAACTCAGTGA includes these proteins:
- a CDS encoding MmgE/PrpD family protein gives rise to the protein MPFSERGYALMGETRKLASYLYSIDYSSLSSQAVDTAKKCIEDFIGVAIAGSAKTEAQIWKAYYKNKAAEQQASMFQPGFRRVSVEQAAALNAVFGHVMDMDDVHNASITHLGVITVPVAVALAQKLHKSGRDVIEAIVSGYEMGARVGESINPSSYKRWHTTGVVGALAAGTAAAKVLNLSEEETLNCIGSAGTQAAGFWEFLSSASMSKVLHVANANLCGLRAAELARLGFTGAPTILEGERGLIRALASRFNLSSLTAGYGGELRICQNSFKPYACCRHTHSAIYCIEKIIADNQIVPDDIVSLVDETYGAAAETADDANPENAYGAKFSLQFCIAAMLIFHELSDRIFSPENIDNPQVRRLMGRITVKVEPRIDEEFHKEPARWPHSVTVILKDGRVIRERVDFPPGDPKNSFSWQVEDRKFRQLTGDLLGSGGAEALLSKLHIFEQIEDVNSLFQNNEGAMHV